The sequence GGAAATTATTTGCCCTTGGATTTGCTAAGAGGTTGAAACGAGGCTTGCATCATATAATTGATGAACAATCTGGTTTTATGCATGCTCGACACATTAGTAATAACATCAGGTTGATCTTAGATATGATTGACTATAATGACCTCATCCTTGATGATAGTTTTCTTATGTTTGTTGATTTTtttaaagcttttgacactgtagaacaTGAGTTTATGTTCAAAGCAATATGTTTTTTGGGGTTTGGTGACTACTTTTTGAAAGCATTCCAAACGTTATATAGTGGTTGTACTAGCTCTGTAAAATTAGCTCGCGGGACATCCCAAAGATCTGATATTGGCCGTGGCATTAGGCAGGGCTGCCCAATTAGtccatttgtatttttattggttACTCAAATTATGGCCTTTCATATCAAGAAAGGGAATTTATGGTGTTTTAGCACTTGGCAAGAATTTAAACTATGTCAACTGGCTGATGATACCACCATATTTTTAAGAGACAGGAATGAGGTTTCTAAAGCAGTTTCCTGTATTGAAGACTTTTCCTTAGTTTCAGGTTTGAAAATTATTATCAATAAGTCAGTCTTATTTCCACTCAAGGATTTTGTTTTACAGGAAGTATATGGTATCCCAATTGAAGATAAGGTTACTTATATTGAAATTGTTATATCCAAGGATGAAAAACAAAGGACTGAATTGAACTTTAACCCCATTATTGAGAAAACAAATAAGAAATTGAACCTCTGGTTGATGAGAGATATTTCGTTATACGGTCGGGTTTTATTTTCCAAAGCTGAAGGGTTATCCATATCGGTTTATGTCTCGTTATCACTTGACTTACCCCCTAAAATTGTAAAGGACTTAGATAAGATTCTTTATCATTTTATTTGGAGTAACAAGCCTCACTATCTACGATAAGATATTCTCACTAATACCCAAGAACAAGGTCTTGAGGTTTTAGATTTCAATACTCCAAATAATACTTTTAAAATcaatgtaaaataaatgtaaaaaaaatttggATTCTGAAGTATGTTAAGAACCAGAACAGTATTTGGAATGTCTTCCCTAAGTATTTATTTGACTCTGTTGGTGGTTTAGAATTTTGCTTCGATGTAATTTTGATATTGATAAAATCCCAGTAAAGTTGGCCATATTCCATAAGCAGACAATTTTAGCTTGGATGTTAGCGTATAAACACAATTTTTACCCACAGATACTTTTTATGGAACGAAGATATACGAtttaaaaataagtatttttcaTAACTGGTTTGAGAACACAATAATTTTGGTTGGTCAGTTACTGAATAAGGATGGATATCTTCTCTCATATGGGGAATTTCTTGATAAGTTTAAAATTCCAATTTTAAACTTGATGTAACAGatttacatgaaaatatattcatTGGCAATATTAACAAAGATAAATGTAGTAATAAACATATTAGGAATATTGTTTGTGATACTACAATTCCCTCAGCAATATTCTTTTGGTCAGATATCTATGGTGATATACAATGGGGGAAAGCATGGAAAATTGCTAACAAATATTGTATCAGTAACAAAGTAAAGGAAGTTTCATTTGAAATGTTACATAGAATTTGTCCtgtgaaacatgttttggaaagattcaagctgtcacgaccgtcgtatgaataattagaccaaggcgcagcgtgagtagagttccacattttaataatagtgaaacttccaaaaaCAACAAAGCTATAACGATCGTGAAAcacgtagcgcacataggcactcacacaaaacaatatcccacatcgcaggtgggaaaaaggacacactaagtatgatccccaatgagaggtaacgattatcagctgcctccaattgggaaccatatacacacaccaacatagaaatataatacctagaaacccccctagtcacgccctgacctaaaacaccatagagaacaccgagggctctctatggtcagggtgtgacacaagctgaatattgaatataactgtgatttctgtggaatggagaaggagaccattttgcatttgttttttacctgtatttatagcagaatgttttggattgacaaacagaattttgttacaaaataaatAGGACCGGTTGTACTATTTAATGGTTTtgatataatgatttatttcagaattTCTGACATAGATAAAGATGTAGcatatttaattcaactgctaataatactaggtaaatttcatattcacaaatgcaaatggtctaattcaaaacctaacttttttcactttataaatgagtttaaacaatatggcaccactaactaaaatgaaaaacaaaaaggcaattaaaaCTTGTAGTCTTAAGgaatatgatttgtttgtttaggattcctggcaatgtaaatagtttgttagtacgcttgtttgcatgtgactattcctcttttgtttgatgatatttgttaataaagaaaagtaaaaaagaGTGCCCTGTAAAAGTTGAAATCATATTGAACAACTACCAGAGAGAACCTTCTctacataggaattgcataccatATTTTTTTCCATACatcaaaataatactttattgTCAATCAGCAATTACTTACTTAGATAAGGCCTCAACAAGGCCCCAGTTCATGGTTGAAAATAACTTATGTCAGTGCCAATGagttacactgagtgtataaaatattaagaacacctgctctttccatgacatatgctgaccaggtgaatccaggttaacactataatcccttatggatgtcactagttaaatccacttaaataagtatagataaagaggaggagaaaggtttaaaaaaatattgtaaggcttgagacaattgagacatggattgtcatctaaagggtgaatgggcaagacaaaatacttaCATGCCTTTCAACGGGGcatggttgtaggtgccaggggtaccagtttgtgtcaagaactgcaacgttactgggttttttacgctcaacattttcccgtgtgtatcaagaatggtccaccactcaaaagacaatttgacacaactgtgggaagcattggagtcaacatgggccagcatccctgtgaatgtgttgtacactcagtacaTTAATAGTATTGGTACCGTGTTCTTGCCGTAACCTGTAAAGCTGGAGCAGCCTGCGAGGCAGGGGGAGGTGTAGGTGATGCCATTGTCTGAACACACAGGGTCCCACTCCCCAGCCAAGCAGGAGCAGTCTCTGTTACACTCTGTCAACAGGCTGCCATCGTACACCAGGGGACCTGGGGGACTGAGAAAATGGCTGGGAATAATGATGTTTAAATAATTGTTGCTGAACTATCATTGACATAGGCACAGTGACAAAACAGCCAGGAATCCTGGCTCAGTAACAACCATACTGTATATTCCCACAAGAGGGAGCCCAGGAAGAGGCCCATGTGTGTTTTGGTCTAACTCTCCCTCATATTCCACTGATCAAAACTTTTGTTTTTATCAACCGACACACCCCCCAACAAACCAACCAATCAGATGTCATATTTACCCGTTGTAGGACACGGTCAGACCAGCCACCTTAACGTTGTCACACTTAGTGCCAGActtcagagggaggaggaggtaggcCATGAAGGAGGTGACGAAAGACAGCTGGGCTCCAGACACAACGCCAAGCTTATACCTCTTCATCAGTAGACCTCCCAGGAATATCCCCACCGCACCCACAGGCAGGTTCACCTCACCTGGAAAAGTTATACTCACACGTCTTTAGTGCTGCCAGTGTGCTGGAGTTTCATTTCCACTCATGTTCAACAAACCTACAGGGGATGGGAGAGAACAAAAAAAATAGTATTTAATGCCATTCAACATCAATActgacaggatggaacatttcaGTTGGAGCATGTCCAGGTTTCTATGGCTTCGttaagacaggcagcccaattcagttgtttttttgagtaattggtattttgaccaatcagatatgctctgaaaaagagctgatgcgaaaatatgtaatgtgattggtcaaaagaccaattagtgtaaaaaatatcataattggaCTGCCTGTCTAAATGTttcccttgtctctctgtctctgacccaaACCTCAGATCTTGCATCGATTACACAGGGCTGAAAAGGATTAGGatcaagaatcgttaccccctaccCGATGTCCACCGCCTTGGAGTTGGCCCTAGGAGCccaattcttcaccaaactggacctccgCAATGCTAAAAACTGGtgagaatcagggagggagatgagtggaaaactgcCTTTAACACCCCTAGTGGTCACTGAGTATTTAGTCATGACCTTCGGAATATCGAACTCACCGGCATTCTTTCAAGCATTTATCAATGACACTCTTAGGGATATGTTGAATGGGTTCGTCTTTGtttacctcgacgacatcctgatcttctccaAAAACCCTTCCGGAACACATAcggccctgtcccacctcactCAAACAGGTTTTTGCTGGAATCTCGAGGCTGACAGGGCATTCATAGAGCTCAAGGGACGTTTCAACTCCGGACCCATCCTCGTTCATCCTGACCCTACTCGTCCCTTTGTGGTAGAGGTGGACGCCTCGGACACCGGAGCTGGTGCGGTCCTTTCACAGCGGAACGAGGAGGACAAGAAACTGCACCCATgcgcattttttatttttactaaaaATGGCATATCAGTTTGGATACTAGGCTGCAACAACATAGCAGCACATAAAACAATGTTAGGGGATTGACAGTAGAGTCATGGACAAACGCAAGTCAATCAATTCATAGGAACAACTAGAAAACTGGACAGTACTGAGAGCAGACTCTGAACCACAAGAAAAACGgatcatactgtagtctgtatctaGTTTTTACTACATGAATTCTCAAGTAACTCAATGTTATTGTTGATACCCATCTCAAAGCTGCAGTCTATGAGTCCGATGAGAGAGCTGGACAGGTCAAAGTGTCTCTCTGAGTGATGGCACTCTTCATGTAGGTCCCTGACAGAGCTTTGGTGAAGGAGGCGAACGACAGGGCCACGATGAACTGCTGACAAACacgagagagagaacattagtgtgtgtttgtccgtgtgtatgtgcatgtgtgtgcagacAGAGTGCATGTGTAGCTGAGGTGGCGTGCAAAAGTAAAAAGAACGGACACAAGTTTACGTCTGCAAAGTGCTGGCGctttctttattctgaagaatgttttttttctctttttcaaTTGTCTATTTTCTTGTTAGTACTTTGAAAATATTCACATCAAACAAGTGCACAttttaaattacacaacataaaTGCACTTTACCTAAAGCACAACTCAAAAATGTTCCATTTTTACATTCAGCTTTAAGATAGTGGCACCTCCAGAAaatcgtctctctctcactgtatgcACTAAAAGTCCACCAGACTGAGCGTGCTCGGCCAGTTTACCAGCTAGTGAGCACAAttttacacaaaaaaaacaataacatgtaAAACCAACTCAGAAATCCCTAACAAATGGATTCTTTATAACAAATCTCCTAGACAAAATCCAGTACAAGTAAGCTACTCAGTAAACATAGTCTCTGTGACTCGTAAATCGTTTTTTACCTCAGCTAGCATCAAGCTAACATATACTCTCACTCAATGTAAATCACATTCTTCTCTCACTCAGTTCGACACAAAGCCAAAACAAAACCTTTCCTAACGTGATAATACCTTGACAGAGTTGTTAAATAGCATGTTAttacatattgtgtatatatttgaACGTTTGGAAGTTCTGTTACATACCTGTAATAGTAAAAAGAACAGACCCAGTTTAGCTCAGTAAAGTTCTGATCCTTATTCAGCAGAATGGTGAGCGCTTGGCCAGAACTTGCTGTTTCTCCTGCTACAACAGTGCAACAGCGCCATCTATTGGCCTGATGGACTGCTAAcgctaaagtatgtagaaaatacaatttagattaattaagacaaatacataaacaaatttggggggaaataaataataaaggaGTGTCCGTTTTTAATGACTTTGTTTTCAACCCATTACACAAGCACAATCGTACATGTGCATTTTAAAGCATTATTAAGAACCTTGAGTGTGGAACTGCAGGGCGTTTGGTGGCCTGCTTGTCACGGACACACAGTTCCTGTTGGCTGGTCAGCTTCGCTCTGTCCTCTGCTGAATCACCCATCCTATCCAGTCAGATACGCAAAAACCACAtcaatttcacatgtgaacacgggaagtgttccaaaaacatgttttcatgtaatcttatgtgaagataatgtgataacatgtaaagcaacatgtgattacattaaactacacatgtgaaaatgtgattTTGGCATGATTTTCACAtggttttcacatgatttcacataaaATGTCAgttgaaatcatgtggtttttctgtaagggcTGGAATATAAGATGCATTTTGATGTTATGTTTGATGTTACATGATCTTGAAAATGCAATGTTCTTTGAGGATCTTCCATGTTCCTTTCCATGTATTTTCCATTTTACTTTCCCTCAGTCCTTTTCACTTTCCTTGGCAAAACAAGCTCTGTCTCCGTCAAGACTTATTCAGTGCCACCATGAATTGAAAGCAGCTTCTGACGGATTTTAAACCATTGAACAAATAGTTTTATAATGAAGAGTAGACCCTACTAAACACCCTTGATTCTTTACACACACATTGAaagccaaaaatctcaaatttggactcatcagaccaaaggatagatttccaccagtctaaggtccattgctcgtgtttcttggcccaagcaagtctcttcttattattggtgtccgtcCATAAGTAGTGGTTTCaatgcagcaattcgaccatgaagaacttcatggctacttcaaagaatctcaaatataaaatatatttggatttgtttaacacttttttgcttattacatgattccaattgtgctatttcatagttttgatgtcttcactattattctaaaatgtataaaattgtaaaaataaagaaaaacctttaaaTGAGTTGGTATGCCCagacgtttgactggtactgtatatattgtgatATTGCAAATATGGTACAATCCAGGGGtgcaaagctcttggagacttacccagaaagactcacagctttaatcgctgccaaaggtgattctaacatgtattgtgaatacttatgtaaatgagatatttatgtatttcattttcaatacatttgaaaaaaattctaaaaacatgtattcaccttgtcattatgtggtattgtctgTAGCTGGGTGAGATGataaaaaaaaactataatttaatccatttggaattcaggctgtaagaaaacaaaatgaagaataagttaaggggtatgaacactttctgaaggcactgtatatctgcaaGAAAGTGATAAATGAGCGACTCTTTGAAAGGGGGTCATATAAACAAtgccttatttaaaaaaaaaattgctatcATGCTATAATCGGCATAGTTTCTCAGACCAAATCTTCATtctgtaaaataaagtaaaatacacGCTCGTACAATACATGCTACAGGGAATGCAAAAAAAATGGCTTCTGCAAAGCACATATACATTGTCTAATCAACATCCACACATTGATTTCATTCTTCGGGTCTTtattcaaacacaaacacacttggAATAACATGCTCTTTCAGTGTCTTGTTGCAGGTTGTGCAATGTTCAAAAGCGTGTGAGGGATTAGCATTAATGTGTGTGGAGTCAAGTTTGGACGGTCGTACATATGCAAATAGCCgagattgtgtatatatatacatacatacacactgctcaaaaaaataaagggaacacttaaacaacacaatgtaactccaagtcaatcacacttctgtgaaatcaaactgtccacttaggaagcaacactgattgacaatacatttcacatgctgttgtgcaaatggaatagacaacaggtggaaattataggcaattagcaagacacccccaataaaggagtggttctgcaggtggggaccacagaccacttctcagttcctatgcttcctggctgatgttttggtcacttttgaatgctggcagtgctttcactctagtggtagcatgagacggagtctacaacccacacaagtggctcaggtagtgcagctcatccaggatggcacatcaatgcgagctgttgcaagaaggtttgctgtgtctgtcagcgtagtgtccagagcatggaggcgctaccaggagacaggccagtacatcaggagacgtggaggaggccgtaggagggcaacaacccagcagcaggaccgctacctccgcctttgtgcaaggaggagcaggagaagcactgccagagccctgcaaaatgacctccagcaggccacaaatgtgcatgtgtctgctcaaacggtcagaaacagactccatgagggtggtatgagggcccgacgtccacaggtgggggttgtgcttacagcccaacaccgtgcaggacgtttggcatttgccagagaacaccaagattggcaaattcgccactggcgccctgtgctcttcacagatgaaagcaggttcacactgagcacatgtgacagacgtgacagagtctggagacgccgtggagaacgttctgctgcctgcaacatcctccagcatgaccggtttggcggtgggtcagtcatgttgtggggtggcatttctttggggagccgcacagccctccatgtgctcgccagaggtagcctgactgccattaggtaccgagatgagatcctcagaccccttgtgagaccatatgctggtgcggttggccctgggttcctcctaatgcaagacaatgctagacctcatgtggctggagtgtgccagcagttcctgcaagaggaaggcattgatgctatgaactggcccgcccgttccccagacctgaattcaattgagcacatctgggacatcatgtctcactccatccaccaacgccacgttgcaccacagactgtccaggagttggcggatgctttagtccaagtctgggaggagatccctcaggagaccatccgccacctcatcaggagcatgcccaggctttgtggggaggtcatacaggcacgtggaggccacacacactactgagcctcattttgacttgttctaaggacattacatcaaagttggatcagcctgtagtgtggttttccactttaactttgagtgtgactccaaatccagacctccatgggtttatagattggatttccattaattatttttgtgtgattttgttgtcagcacattcaactatgtaaagaaaaaagtatttaataagattatatcattcattcagatctaggatgtgttattttagtgttccctttattgttttgagcagtaCACTTGTCTGTAACATAAAGCAATGCAGAAGCAATAAGCATTGTAAATGATGATAGAACACATCAAATTAATGTGAACATGAGGACACAAAGGAGAGATTTAATTAAAAGATcgtgttttaatacattttgaatgctgaAAAAAATCTATGTATGGCAAATCCACTCTGGGCAAATGGCCTGTTGGACGAAAATAAAAAATAGTTAACATCCTTGCTACTTCAGCCATTTGCTATGTTAAAGTAAAATCTCAGTTAATGATGAATGGATACAATTTGGAAGGATTTTCCAGAGTCATACCTCAGTAGGGTAGAGTGTCAGGTGGCACAACCATTGGTGCCATGAGGTCAAAGTGTGAAGGAGGGAGCAAGCCAGAGAGCTGTCTAGGAAGCAGTCCAGGACCATGGCTTGGAGGCTTTGAGTTGGTCCCATCATTGTCATGCATTGTAGGGTATCTGCTGCCCCATAGACCTGCTGGTAGTGGGAAAGGTGTTAGCAGGGGACATCTATGATTGGCTGACACAGTCTTGGTTAAACCACATGTATTCTAAAGCAATATTCACCTGCTTTCATAGAGTAAGGATTCACTCCTTTGGGGACACTGCCAGTGTTCCCCTGATATCCATATGTCCCCATcggtggaggtggtggtacacACTTGTTCTGTAAAACACATCAACACATTTTCCAAATTGTTAGTAATATTATCACAGTTGAAATACAATGGTTGTTCACTGTTTTTAATTTCTTTGAATTTAAGTGTGTACCTCAGCCTT comes from Salmo trutta unplaced genomic scaffold, fSalTru1.1, whole genome shotgun sequence and encodes:
- the LOC115187596 gene encoding solute carrier organic anion transporter family member 1A5-like; this translates as MKRYKLGVVSGAQLSFVTSFMAYLLLPLKSGTKCDNVKVAGLTVSYNGPPGPLVYDGSLLTECNRDCSCLAGEWDPVCSDNGITYTSPCLAGCSSFTGYGKNTVPILLMY